CGGATCCCGGTGCGCGCTTTGCATCCTGGCCCGAGCGAGAGAACCGCTCAACAAACAGGCCGAATAGATACGTGCAATTTCAACCTCGGGGTAAGCGGTTAATCTTCTTCTTGCAAATCGGGTGGAGTCCATAGATACATAACATAAAAAAACAAACTAGAATTTAAGAACGCTAATCGATTCACCAAAAATAAAAATATGCTTGTCCAGATCGCCGCTTACCTGACTCCGTTGGAAGCCCACCTGGCCCGTGGTCGCCTCGACGCCGAAGGTGTGCCGGCATTTGTTTGTCATGAACATCATGCCGGCCTTCTTTGGACATGGTCGTTGGCGTTGGGCGAAGTGAAGCTGTATGTCAATCACCACGATGCCGGGCGTGCGGTCGAAATTCTCAGTGCTCACGATCGCGGTGAATATGCGCTGGACGACGAGGCGCCGATCGTTTGTCCGCGTTGCCAGTCGACTCAGATCGATCGACATCGTGTTAGCTGGAAGGCGGCGTTTCTGGTCGTGCATATCGTACAGTTGCCCCTCTATTTCCAATGGGCGACGCTGCGGTGTAAGGCGTGTGCCCATGAATGGGATTTGCCAAGCTCGCGCGCTTATCGGTACTCGGCGATTGCCGTGGTCATTCTGCTGATTGGCATCGCCGCTGCATTTTTATTAACCACTTTTTGTGTCGGCGGCACCAAGTATTGGCTGATCTTTCGGCAGGTCGGTGTCTGCAGATAGTTGTTACCTCCCGTAACTCACTGTGTTACCCGTGGTAACGCCGCGCTCGGTAAGTTCGAACTATCTCCTTGATTTCGTTCCTCTGGTATTCCGGCACGGGGATTGCTGTTAGCTCGGCACCGTTCGCACAAAAGGTCGCCGAAACCATCGTGGGACCGAACGTACAAAACCACTCGACGAAGGCGGGCAAGGTGCTCGCGCCGACGCTTGAGTTTCTGCGGCAGCATGCGCCGTTCGATCGTATGAGCGGAGCGCATCTCGAATTTTTAGCAAAGCATCTGCGCATCGGCTTCTACCCGAAGGGAACCATCGTTACTCAGCCCGTCAGCGGTGTGGCGCGTACGCTTTACATCGTCAAACAAGGACGCGTGCGCGGCGAGCTTGAAGGTGGGCGCCGGCCGACCGCGGGCGAGGTTTGGGAGCTGGTGCCGGGTGAATGTTTTCCGATCGGCGCGTTGCTGGCGCATCGGGCGGTGGCGATCAAACAGCGCGCGGTGGAAGACACGTTCTGCTTCGAGCTCGACCGCGACGACTTCGAAACCTTGCTGCTGCAAAGTCCGGTGTTCAGCGACTTTTGCGCGCGGCGCTTGGCGAACTTGCTCGACGAAACGTTGCGCGGTATGCAAGCGGGGCTCGTCGGCGAGCTGTCGCGCGATGTCTCGTTGAACACACCGCTGGTAAATCTCATCCGCCGTCTGCCGGTAACGTGTACGCCGGATACGTCGTTGGCATTGGTGGCGGCACGCCTGCATGGCGAACGCGTGTCGGCGATCGTCGTCACCGACAGCGCCGGTGCGCCGCTCGGTCTTTTTACGACCAACGATCTGCTCGGTGTGGTCGCGCAAGGCACGGCGCTCGATCGGTCCATTGCCAGCGTTATGAGTGCACGGTTGCTGATGTTGCCGCCGCGGTCGGTGGCGCACGAGGCGGCGATGCTGATGGCGCGCCACAGCGTCAGTCATGTGTGTGTCGTCGAACACGATCGCGTCGTCGGTGTCGTCGCCGAGCGCGATTTATTTTCGATGCAACGTATCGGCTTAGTCAGTCTGACGCGTGCCATCATACAGGCGCCGGACCTGGCGACGCTCGCCCGGCTCGGCCGCGACGTGCATCGCCTGATCGATCAGATGTTGGCGCAGGGCGCCGCGCTCGGTCAGTTCACGCAAATCATCGCGTCGCTCAACGACCATATTGCCCGCCGTGTAATAACGCTGTGCGTTGCCGAGGAGGGCACGGCGCCGGTGCCGTTCACGTGGATCGCTTTCGGCAGCGAAGGCCGGCAAGAGCAGACGCTCAAGACCGATCAGGACAACGGCATCTTGTTCGACGTGCCGGCCGGCGGCGACGCTGAGCAAGTGCGCGCCGAACTGTTGCCGCTGGCGCGTTCCATCAACGAGGCACTCGATACCTGTGGCTATCCGCTGTGTTGGGATAACGTGATGGCGAGCAACGCCGCCTGTTGCCTCAGCGGCGATGAATGGCGCGAGCGTTTTCGTCTATGGATCGAGCACGGAACTGTCGAGCAGCTGCAAGCCGCCGGAACGTACTTCGATTTTCGCGTGGTCTATGGCGACGAGCTGCAAGCCTCGACGCTACGCCGTTGGTTGATGCAGCAAACGTCGGCAGCGCCGCAATTTCTGCAGCGCTTGGGCGAAAGCGCATTGCGCCATCAGGCGCCGATCGGTTTGGAGCGCGGCGCGTTTGCCGAGAGCGTCGGCGAGTATGCCACCACGCTCGATCTCAAACGTCAGGGCACGGCGCTGTTCGTCGACGGCGCGCGCTTGTTGGCGTTGGCGAACGACATAGCGCAAACAAATACGATCGAGCGTTTGCGGGCGGCGGCGCAGCTCGGCGTCGTTGACGCGAGCGAGGTCGATGCTTGGTGTGATGCTTATAGTTTTCTGCAGTTGCTGCGATTGCGTCATCAGCAGGCACTGTTGCGCGAGGGTCGGCCGATCAACAATCACGTCGACGCCGACGGCTTGAGCGATCTCGATCGACGCATTCTCAAGGAATCGTTTCGACAAGCGCGCAAGTTGCAGCGGCGTATTGCTGGCGATTTTCAGTTACCGAGCGAATTGTTGGAGAGCGAGTAGATAAGGCGTATCAAAAACCACTACCACCCACAACGGCAGCGAAGGAGAATCGAATGCACCGAACAGCAGATGTCGGCCATCGGGGCGGGAGCGATCGATTGGTAACGAAAACCGAAGAGCGACGCGTTATCTTCGCCTCGTCGCTCGGTACGGTCTTCGAGTGGTATGACTTTTATCTGTATGCAACGTTGGCACCCTTCTTCGCCGCGCTGTTCTTCCCCAAGGGCAATGACACAGCGGCGCTATTGTCGGCGTTCGCGACCTACGCCGCCGGCTTTTTGGTGCGGCCCTTCGGCGCGCTTGTGTTCGGCCGACTGGGCGATTTGGTCGGGCGTAAGTACACCTTCCTGATCACCATCGTCGTCATGGGTGCGTCGACCGCGCTGGTCGGATTCCTGCCGACGTTCGAGAAGATCGGCTGGGTCGCGCCGGTCCTACTGGTAACGCTGCGCTTGTTACAGGGCTTGGCGCTCGGCGGCGAGTATGGCGGTGCCGCGACCTATGTCGCCGAGCACGCAGCCGACAACGAGCGCGGCTATGCTACCAGCTGGATTCAAACGACCGCTACGCTCGGTTTCTTCTTGTCGTTGCTGGTGATCGGTTTGTCGCGCGGCCTCATGGAACCGGCGACGTTTACCGCCTGGGGTTGGCGCATCCCGTTTATCTTGTCGATCGTGTTGCTGGTGTACTCGGTTTATATCCGCTTGAAGCTGAACGAGTCGCCGGTGTTC
The Gammaproteobacteria bacterium DNA segment above includes these coding regions:
- a CDS encoding CBS domain-containing protein, encoding MSGAHLEFLAKHLRIGFYPKGTIVTQPVSGVARTLYIVKQGRVRGELEGGRRPTAGEVWELVPGECFPIGALLAHRAVAIKQRAVEDTFCFELDRDDFETLLLQSPVFSDFCARRLANLLDETLRGMQAGLVGELSRDVSLNTPLVNLIRRLPVTCTPDTSLALVAARLHGERVSAIVVTDSAGAPLGLFTTNDLLGVVAQGTALDRSIASVMSARLLMLPPRSVAHEAAMLMARHSVSHVCVVEHDRVVGVVAERDLFSMQRIGLVSLTRAIIQAPDLATLARLGRDVHRLIDQMLAQGAALGQFTQIIASLNDHIARRVITLCVAEEGTAPVPFTWIAFGSEGRQEQTLKTDQDNGILFDVPAGGDAEQVRAELLPLARSINEALDTCGYPLCWDNVMASNAACCLSGDEWRERFRLWIEHGTVEQLQAAGTYFDFRVVYGDELQASTLRRWLMQQTSAAPQFLQRLGESALRHQAPIGLERGAFAESVGEYATTLDLKRQGTALFVDGARLLALANDIAQTNTIERLRAAAQLGVVDASEVDAWCDAYSFLQLLRLRHQQALLREGRPINNHVDADGLSDLDRRILKESFRQARKLQRRIAGDFQLPSELLESE